Within the Streptomyces sp. R41 genome, the region CGCCGGGGCCTGGGCCCGGTCGATCCGGCGATCGGCGGCGAATACTGAGTCTGGAGCAAGAGTCTGAGATTGATCGCGGCCGGCTCTGAGTCCTGGCCGCTCCATCACGACAAGCTTCAGCTTCAGCTTGCGCTCCTCGCGCACCCCGGCCGTAGTGCGTGGTGGCCGGGGAGAACTAGAGGCTACCCAAACAGGTAGCCGAACACAGCATCGCCCAGCCGCTGGTCGACGACATCCACGCCGTTCGCCTCCTCACGGGCGAACTTGACGGCCTGCTGCAACTTCTCGACACGGTCGAGAAGTTCATTGATACGGCGCGCGGGCAGGGCACCGGAGAACTTCACGGTCGTCCAGTACCCGACGGGAATGTCCTCGTAATACACCTCGACCTGAGCCGGATGCTTGTCGGTCGCCTCGGCCTTGACGTGATTCCGAGGCACTTTCTTCGTACGAAGCGTGCGCACGGGCTCGGTCTTCCACGCATCGGTGGACGGATCCTGCACCCAGGACTCGGAGGCGTCGAGGACGGGCAACTTCCTTACGAAAGTGTTGAGATCGGTGAGCTGCTTCTCAAGGAAAAGCAGATACGACACGGGAACATCGGCGACCAGTACCCGCCCGTCCACCTTCACGTCCGCGCGAGCGGTGCAGTTGGCCCAGTCCTTGGTGGCGGTCACATCAAACAGCCGCGTCAAGGTGGCCGCGGTCTCCCGCAACACATCCTCAGCCTTCACCTGCACCCGAGTCGACTCGGGCGGCAACTGCTCACCCTCCTCGTCCTTCGGCTGGTAGGTCCGCGAGATTCCTGCCAGCAACGCGGGCTTCTGCAGCCCATGATGAGCAGACGTCAGGTCCTGATGGGACTTGGACTTGATGCCCTTCTCCACTGCGATGATCTGATTGAGTTTCGCCACGTCGGAGACGGTAGCAGCGTCAACGGCCATGAATCGAAGGATTATTCGCGGAACGAGACAGTAGGGAGCGTATTCGAGGGCCTGTACGCTTTGATCCCCATCCGATCCTTCAGAGGCCTGCGGCTTGACCCAGTCCTTTTGACTCGAAGAGCGACTGAGCCGCCACAAGCGCGCGGGACAGGTGATCCGGGGCCGATTCTGTGGACAGAGACTCAATAATTCGGTCGACGGTTCGCAACTCCGCGCGTTCCAACAACCGCTTCTCGTTCGTCACCCACTCCCCCCGCGCCGCCAGCACCGCGTGCGCGGCTTGCGTGGCGGCTGTCGCCAGGGCTCCGGCGACCTCTGTGAGGCGGCCGGCAGGCGCATGGTTGGCCTTCGCGTACGCGAGGGTGGCCCGGGCGGTGCCGTACCAGCGTTCGGAGGCGGAGATGCGGAGCTCGGCCGGGTACGTGGACGGGCGCGGGAGGGCGCCACGCAGGACGCGGTTGATGGCCAGCTCGGCGACGATCAAGTAAGTGGGGATGCCCGCGAGGTGGAAGAGGAGCGGCTCCACGCGGAAGCGGCCGGCTTGCACCTCCGCCAACTCGTGTTCGACGACGTCGAGATCGCGGTAGTGGACGTCGACGCGGCGGTCGTCGATGGTCACCCAGGCACCGCCGTTGAACACGCCGCCGCCCCAGCCGCCGACCTCGGAGACCTCGCCCGCCCAGCCGATGGCTCTGAGGTCGCCGGGGTCGAAGTCTCCCCGGTAGTAGATCGCCAAGTCCCAGTCACTGTCGGGTCCGTGAGTGCCCTGCGCGCGGGAACCGCCGAGGGCTACGGCGCGGACGGTGGGGAGGGTAGCGAGGCGGTCGGCCACGTGGGTGAGGAACGTGTCGTCGTCGGGGTTCAACAGCGCGACTCTCCGATGGTCAGGTTGCCGATCGACTGGGCCTGGACGACCGAACCGTGGGGTCGCGCTCGTCCAGGTCTTCGGCCGCGTGGAGCGCTGAAGCGTCCTGGGTGCTTGGTGCGCATGGGGTGAGGATCGGGGTGCCGTGGCGGCGGTGTCGAGTCAATATCCACCGTCCCGTGCACCCGGCTCGCAGTGATTGTCAGTGGTGCGCGCTATTAATGGGGAGTGTCGTCACAGAGCGTCACGACTGGTGGCTACGGGGGAGGTAGCAGCGGTGGGTTACGAGGTGGACGGGCAGAGGTACGTGTCGTTGGCCGGGCTGCGGGCGCGTGGGTGGAGCGGCGCCATAGTGCATCGGCTGCTGGGGCCGCCGGATCGGCTCGGTGTCGATCCGCGGTTCAGGACCGCGCCGTACACCCGGCTCTACCGCGCCGAACGGGTCGAGGCCGCCGAGCGGAGTGAGGAGTTCCGGGCGGTGGCGGAGATGGCGGTGCGGCGGTCGGAGGAGGTGCGGGCGGCGGTGGCGCGGCGTCGGGAGGCGGTTCTGGAGCGGATCGCAGTGGAGCCGATCGAGGTGCCGCGCCTCGACCCGGGCAAGCTGGCGCTTCGGGCTGTGGAGTATCGGGCCCGGCGGGAATTGGTGGAACAGGGTCGCCTCGCACCGGCGAGGGCCGAACGCAGTGGGTCCACCGGCCGCGCCTCTCTCGACCCGTGGAAGGTCGACTACTTGCGCCATCGGCTCACCCACTACGACAAACTCCTGGACGCACTGCCCGGACGCGCGCGCTCCGCCGAGCGCGCGGAGGCCGTCACGCTGCTTCGGCGACGGATCTACGCGGCGATTGCTGAGTCGTACCCGGCCCTGGCCCACGAGTGCGCAAGGCAACTGCGTGAGCTAGGGCTTGGTCCACCGCCTGGGTGAGGTGACCTTGGGGCCTCCGCCCGCGGCCGGGGTGGGTGCTCGGTGCGCTCGGTGCGCCCTCGGTGCGCTCGATACGAAATTCAGATGCAGGGGCAGTCACCCCACCCGCATCATCGGCAGGTTGCAGCCAGGCCGTAAGCCGAAGACCCCTAGGAGTCCTCATGGTCCAGCGCGTCACCGTCCCCAGCCTCTTCACGCCGCCCGTCTACTCCCACGCGTCCGTCGTCGAGGCCGGGACCAAGCTGGCCTTCCTCGCCGGGTCCGTGCCACTCGACGCCGACGGGAAGATAGTCGGCGAGGGCGATCCCGTACGGCAGGCCGAGCAGGTGCTGGCCAACCTGGACGAGCAACTGCGCGCGGTGGGGAGCGATATGGAGCACGTCGTGTCGACCGACGTGTACGTCGTCGGCAGTGAGCCGGCGGTGCTCTCCGCGGTCTGGGATGTCGTCGAGGCGTCCGGGCTCAGCATCGGCCCGCACTCGTCGACGCTGATCGGGGTGGCCTGCCTCGGGTACACCGGGCAGCTCGTGGAGATCACGGCAACCGCCGTCGTGCCCGAGCCCTGACCGGTGCCCGGACCGGCCGACGTGTCCAAGCGCACGCACGTGTCCGAGCCCGCGCACGTGTCCGAGCGCGACCGCGCCCAAGGCTGGCTCCGACGGAGGCGAGCCCCGGTCGCATCACCCCGACCGAGGCGAGCCCCCGGCGGCCCCAAGGGACCCCCACGTCCGCCGCTTGGGCAACGGCCGCGCATAACCCCCCGCCCGACTCGTCGTCAGCCCCAGCGACACCAGCGACTCCGCGAGCTTGACCGCCGCGGCCACCCCGTCGACGACGGGCAGCCCCAGCTTCTCCCCCACCGCCCGCTGCAGCCCGGTCATCCCCGCGCAGCCGAGGACCAGCACTTCGGCCCCGGCCTCCACCGCACGTTCGGCGGCCGCGACGAACGCCTCCTCGGTGCGTTGCGCGTCGCCGAGGTCGAGGACGCCGAGGCCGGTGCCGACGACTGCGGCGCAGTTGCGCCCCACCCCGGCCGTCTCCAGGCTGTCCTCGATCTGGCCGCACGACCGCTCCAGCGTGGTGACGACGCCGTACCGGCGGCCGAGGAGGCACGCGAGGTGAGCCGCCGCCTCGGTGATGTCGACGACGGGTACGTCCACCAACTCGCGGGCTCCCTCGCGTCCGTGCTCCCCGAACCCGGCCATGACCACGGCGTCGTACGGGCCCTCGTACGTCCGCAGGGTGTCGAGGACGGCCGCCGCCGAGAGGTAGCTGTCGAGCCAGCCCTCCGCGGACTCGGGTCCCCACGCGGGGGTGAGTCCGAGCACGGTGGTGCCCGGGCCTGCGGCGGCCCGGGCACCTCGTACGATCTCCTCGGTCATCCCCTGCGTCGTGTTGCAGTTGGTGACGACGATCCGCACGCCGATCAGACCTCCACAGGCTCGGGAACGGTGGCCTCGGTGGCTGCGCGCTCCGCGCGGCACAGCACCGCGTACAGTCCGGCCGCCAGCGCCGTCCCGATGAACCAGGAGTACGGCGCCACGTCGCTGAAGGCCTTCACCAGGGCGAGGACCGCGGCCACCGCCGCCGAGGGCAGGAAGGCCCACAGCGCCTTGGGGTTGACGCCCTTGCGGTAGTAGTACCGCGATCCCGGCTGGGCGTTGAAGAGCTGCTCGACGTCGATGCGGCCGCGCTTGACCCAGTAGTAGTCGAGCATGATCACGCCGAACAGCGGTCCCAGGAAGGCGCCGAGGCCGCCGAGGAAGTAGTTGACGACGGTGGGGTTGGAGAAGAGGTTCCAGGGCGTCACGACCAGCGCGGCGACCGTGCTGATCATGCCGCCGACCTTGAAGGTGATCTTCTGGGGCCAGACGTTGGCGAGGTCGTACGCCGGGGAGACGAAGTTGGCGACGATGTTGACGCCCATGGTGGCGATGGCGAAGGTCAGGGCGCCGAGGATCAGGACCCAGGTGTTGCCGACCTTGGCGACGAGCAGCGCCGGGTCGGTGATGGCCTCGCCGAACGCCTCGATGGAGCCGGCCGTGACGATGACCGACACGATCACGAAGGCCGTGGAGTTGATGGGCAGGCCCCAGAAGTTGCCCCGCTTGACGGTCTTGTAGCTGGGGGCGAAGCGTGAGAAGTCGCAGAAGTTGAGCATCAGGGTGCCGTAGGTGGCGAGGATCAGCCCGACCGCGCCGAACCACTGGCGCCACTGCTCGCCCACCGAGACCGGGTGCGGGGTAGAGGTGAGCGAGATGCTCCAGCCGGCCTTGGCGAGGACCCAGATGGCCAGCGCGATCATCACGAGCCAGATGGCCGGACCGCAGAAGTCCTGGAACTTGCGGACCGACTCCATGCCCTGGCTGATGATCACGGCCTGGATCAGCCACAGCGCGAGGAAGGACGCCCAGCCGAGCGCGTCCAGGCCGAGGAAGGAGTGGTGGGTCCACGACTCCAGGCCCGGCCAGGCGGCCAGCAGCATGACGTTGACCGCGACGGAGGCCAGATAGGTCTGGATGCCGTACCACATGATGGCGATGATCGCCCTGATCAGCGCGGGGATGTTGGCGCCCCAGACGCCGAAGCTGATACGGCTGACGACGGGAAAGGGCACGCCGGTGCGCTGCCCGATGCGGCCCATCAGGTTCATGCCGCCATAGATGATCACGAAGCCGACGAGCAGCGACGTGAAGATCTGCCACACGTTCATGCCGAGGACCAACAGACCCGCGGCGAACGTGTAGTTGCCGAGGTTGTGGACGTCGGACATCCACATGGCGAAGAGGTCGAAGACCTTCCAGTTGCGCTTCTCGGCGGGCGCGAGGTCTTCGTTGGTGAGCCGGGGGTCGGGGACGAACGCTGGTGCGCCGGTGGCTTCGGCGCTGTCGGCGAGGGACACGGGGCCTCCATGGGCGAGGGGACGGGGGGCGGCCTTATGGAGCGCGTTTGGTATACCAAACTGCCTCATGGTCCCTCCGTCAACCGTTCTGACCGATGTCCGTGCCGTTACGGCTCCGTAAAACACCCCTCGAGTCGGCGAAGATGGCCCCATGACGAAGATCGAACCCCTCGACGCGGAACGGGAACCCCTCGGCGCGGTGCGTGAGCGCGTCCTGGCCGCGCTGCGGCAGGAGATCATCGCGGGGCGGCTGCGCCCCGGCGACCGTCTGGTCGAGCGCGAACTGGCCGAGCGTTTCGGGGTCTCCCGGGTGCCGGTCCGCGAAGCGATCCGCGCGCTGGTCGCCGAGGGGTTCGTTCTCTTCGAGACGCCGCGTCGGACCGTCGTACGTCGTCTGACTCCGACCGACGTCAAGGAACTCTTCGAACTACGCGAGGCTCTTGAGGTCTACGCGGCCGGACTCGCCGCGTCCCGCGCCACAGCCGAAGCCCTCGCGGAACTGGAGGAGCTGCTCGACCGCGCGGCGACCGCCACCC harbors:
- a CDS encoding NCS1 family nucleobase:cation symporter-1 — its product is MSLADSAEATGAPAFVPDPRLTNEDLAPAEKRNWKVFDLFAMWMSDVHNLGNYTFAAGLLVLGMNVWQIFTSLLVGFVIIYGGMNLMGRIGQRTGVPFPVVSRISFGVWGANIPALIRAIIAIMWYGIQTYLASVAVNVMLLAAWPGLESWTHHSFLGLDALGWASFLALWLIQAVIISQGMESVRKFQDFCGPAIWLVMIALAIWVLAKAGWSISLTSTPHPVSVGEQWRQWFGAVGLILATYGTLMLNFCDFSRFAPSYKTVKRGNFWGLPINSTAFVIVSVIVTAGSIEAFGEAITDPALLVAKVGNTWVLILGALTFAIATMGVNIVANFVSPAYDLANVWPQKITFKVGGMISTVAALVVTPWNLFSNPTVVNYFLGGLGAFLGPLFGVIMLDYYWVKRGRIDVEQLFNAQPGSRYYYRKGVNPKALWAFLPSAAVAAVLALVKAFSDVAPYSWFIGTALAAGLYAVLCRAERAATEATVPEPVEV
- a CDS encoding nucleotidyltransferase domain-containing protein, which encodes MNPDDDTFLTHVADRLATLPTVRAVALGGSRAQGTHGPDSDWDLAIYYRGDFDPGDLRAIGWAGEVSEVGGWGGGVFNGGAWVTIDDRRVDVHYRDLDVVEHELAEVQAGRFRVEPLLFHLAGIPTYLIVAELAINRVLRGALPRPSTYPAELRISASERWYGTARATLAYAKANHAPAGRLTEVAGALATAATQAAHAVLAARGEWVTNEKRLLERAELRTVDRIIESLSTESAPDHLSRALVAAQSLFESKGLGQAAGL
- a CDS encoding RidA family protein, yielding MVQRVTVPSLFTPPVYSHASVVEAGTKLAFLAGSVPLDADGKIVGEGDPVRQAEQVLANLDEQLRAVGSDMEHVVSTDVYVVGSEPAVLSAVWDVVEASGLSIGPHSSTLIGVACLGYTGQLVEITATAVVPEP
- a CDS encoding aspartate/glutamate racemase family protein: MRIVVTNCNTTQGMTEEIVRGARAAAGPGTTVLGLTPAWGPESAEGWLDSYLSAAAVLDTLRTYEGPYDAVVMAGFGEHGREGARELVDVPVVDITEAAAHLACLLGRRYGVVTTLERSCGQIEDSLETAGVGRNCAAVVGTGLGVLDLGDAQRTEEAFVAAAERAVEAGAEVLVLGCAGMTGLQRAVGEKLGLPVVDGVAAAVKLAESLVSLGLTTSRAGGYARPLPKRRTWGSLGAAGGSPRSG
- a CDS encoding GntR family transcriptional regulator — its product is MTKIEPLDAEREPLGAVRERVLAALRQEIIAGRLRPGDRLVERELAERFGVSRVPVREAIRALVAEGFVLFETPRRTVVRRLTPTDVKELFELREALEVYAAGLAASRATAEALAELEELLDRAATATHADDAEAITDINTRFHDRILAMAGNNLLISVMEPVDGRLRWLTRQNEEWPQLLTEHRELYESIASGDPERARAHALAHVQANYRSTVRHLFGDAQLP